One segment of Yersinia kristensenii DNA contains the following:
- a CDS encoding TonB family protein: protein MLFGLGLHMLAAVLMLGWINKMAPQGVLPPAVMIELTLYQQAKSAPRDIPQGLQQSMAAPDDAPPEKRPEELPKLTGSPKGTHAIRPEKVVQKKKIAPTKPRTDTPLPVVAEKAAPTTSAPLPGDSHKNAATFSSVASAAISGKASWQSEVLAHLSRYKRYPREALRYRLEGISHVRFVVDHQGKVLTAELFTSSGAKILDHEAMALISRAQPLPTPPAELLRNGVIELIAPIAYNVKS, encoded by the coding sequence TTGCTATTCGGGCTAGGGCTGCACATGCTTGCCGCCGTTTTGATGCTCGGCTGGATAAATAAAATGGCCCCTCAGGGCGTGCTGCCTCCGGCGGTGATGATTGAACTGACGCTGTATCAGCAAGCCAAATCCGCGCCACGCGACATCCCACAGGGGCTACAGCAAAGCATGGCAGCACCCGATGATGCCCCGCCCGAAAAACGGCCTGAAGAATTGCCGAAATTAACTGGCTCGCCAAAAGGCACACATGCGATCCGACCAGAAAAAGTGGTGCAAAAGAAAAAAATAGCGCCAACCAAACCGCGGACAGACACTCCGCTGCCGGTGGTTGCAGAAAAGGCCGCCCCAACCACCAGCGCCCCATTACCTGGCGATAGCCATAAGAATGCCGCGACATTTTCCAGCGTTGCTTCAGCCGCTATCAGTGGAAAAGCCTCGTGGCAGAGTGAGGTGCTGGCCCATCTTTCGCGCTATAAACGCTACCCACGGGAAGCCTTGCGCTACCGCCTGGAAGGGATTAGTCATGTACGCTTTGTCGTTGATCATCAAGGAAAAGTATTAACTGCGGAGTTATTCACCAGCTCTGGCGCTAAAATATTGGACCACGAAGCAATGGCCCTAATTTCCCGCGCCCAACCCTTACCCACTCCCCCCGCCGAGTTGCTGCGCAACGGGGTGATTGAGCTGATAGCGCCGATTGCTTATAACGTGAAAAGTTAA
- a CDS encoding FecR family protein produces the protein MMDESRSLSAEIDEQAALWFSRSQARRLTNQEQQQLDAWLRYSPAHAEAYRQMQQVWGDCALIPRPASAPQPAKQARSWRPLRSCAAGLFFLFALLLPMSQLPSLLTNDMSLQTTDYSREIVLSDGTRVHVNRHSQIRVHYAKDNRQLWLDQGEIYLQVAANKARPFTVYAGESQVKVVGTAFDVRYDLGEVAVAVKEGIVAMTGRPNMAAVMLHAGDTARLLPEKKRLQLSQRAVAEIGEWRSGQLSFRNRPLGELLTQLRRYRQGKIELTDASLAQLPVSGSLDLNHPDEFLDSLPLLLAVNVVHDAQGNIMIFRDLNKK, from the coding sequence ATGATGGATGAGAGCCGTTCTCTGAGCGCTGAAATCGATGAACAAGCGGCGTTATGGTTCAGCCGTAGTCAGGCCCGCCGCTTAACCAACCAAGAGCAACAACAATTGGACGCGTGGCTGCGATATTCCCCTGCCCATGCAGAGGCTTATCGCCAGATGCAGCAGGTTTGGGGCGATTGCGCATTGATTCCGCGCCCTGCCAGTGCGCCGCAACCGGCAAAACAGGCTCGAAGTTGGCGGCCCTTACGCAGCTGCGCCGCAGGGTTATTTTTCTTGTTTGCTCTGTTGCTGCCGATGAGCCAATTGCCCTCGTTGCTGACCAATGATATGAGTCTGCAAACTACCGATTACAGCCGCGAAATCGTGCTGTCAGATGGCACTCGGGTGCATGTTAATCGCCATTCGCAGATTCGCGTTCATTATGCCAAAGATAATCGTCAACTCTGGCTGGATCAGGGGGAAATTTACCTACAAGTAGCCGCCAATAAAGCTCGGCCATTCACTGTTTATGCCGGTGAGAGCCAAGTGAAAGTGGTCGGAACCGCATTTGACGTGCGTTATGACTTAGGCGAGGTCGCCGTGGCGGTCAAAGAGGGTATTGTCGCGATGACCGGCAGGCCAAATATGGCGGCGGTAATGCTGCATGCCGGTGACACGGCGCGGCTGTTGCCAGAGAAAAAACGCTTGCAGCTCAGCCAACGTGCGGTAGCTGAAATCGGTGAATGGCGCAGCGGGCAATTATCGTTCCGCAACCGCCCACTAGGAGAGTTACTGACCCAATTACGGCGCTATCGACAGGGTAAAATTGAACTGACTGATGCCAGTTTGGCGCAGTTACCGGTATCTGGTTCACTGGATTTAAACCACCCGGATGAGTTCCTTGACTCATTACCCTTGCTATTGGCGGTCAATGTGGTGCATGACGCGCAAGGTAACATAATGATTTTCCGTGATTTAAATAAAAAGTAA
- a CDS encoding EscS/YscS/HrcS family type III secretion system export apparatus protein → MSTAIVVHLATQLLWIVLLLSMPVVVVASVVGLVVSLLQALTQIQDQTLQFLIKLLAVSATLLITYHWMGSTLLNYTQQTFLQITSMRS, encoded by the coding sequence ATGAGTACGGCCATTGTGGTTCATTTGGCGACTCAATTGTTATGGATAGTTTTATTGCTATCAATGCCGGTAGTGGTGGTGGCGTCGGTGGTCGGGTTGGTGGTCAGCTTGTTACAGGCGCTCACCCAAATACAGGACCAAACATTACAATTTTTGATTAAATTGCTGGCTGTATCAGCCACGTTATTGATTACCTATCATTGGATGGGGTCAACATTGTTGAATTATACCCAGCAGACCTTTTTGCAGATAACCAGTATGCGGTCTTGA
- a CDS encoding RNA polymerase sigma factor, with amino-acid sequence MDKPPSNKVSLAYQNTYGQLVSFFRKRLDNASDATDLSHDVFTLWLKRAKQTPVEHSRAFLFKIAHRVLIDHWRAAGKQRMALVQSHEDDDVEQEAPAGADPQHLLEQQQRLSRLEEALNSLSPRRREAFLMHRFDGLSQIEVAERMGISVSMVEKHIAGALLHCKRHVAESGSEQHDG; translated from the coding sequence ATGGATAAACCGCCATCAAATAAAGTGAGCCTGGCTTACCAGAACACTTATGGTCAGTTGGTCAGTTTCTTTCGCAAAAGGCTGGATAATGCCAGCGACGCGACGGATCTGTCGCACGATGTCTTTACGCTGTGGTTAAAGCGGGCGAAACAGACACCCGTCGAGCATTCGCGGGCATTTCTTTTCAAGATTGCCCATCGAGTGCTGATTGATCATTGGCGGGCGGCGGGCAAGCAGCGCATGGCACTGGTACAAAGCCATGAAGATGATGATGTTGAGCAAGAAGCCCCCGCCGGGGCAGATCCACAGCATTTGCTCGAGCAGCAGCAACGGCTGAGCCGATTGGAAGAGGCGCTCAATAGCCTCAGCCCACGCCGCCGCGAGGCTTTTCTGATGCACCGTTTTGACGGCCTGTCACAAATTGAGGTGGCGGAGAGAATGGGAATTTCTGTCAGTATGGTCGAAAAACATATTGCGGGCGCATTGCTGCATTGTAAGCGCCACGTTGCTGAATCAGGGAGTGAGCAACATGATGGATGA
- the yedF gene encoding sulfurtransferase-like selenium metabolism protein YedF — protein sequence MSNSSSADKTAISTAIVPDYRLDMVGEPCPYPAVATLEAMPQLKPGEILEVISDCPQSINNIPLDARNYGYTVLDIQQDGPTIRYLIQR from the coding sequence ATGAGTAACTCTTCATCCGCTGATAAAACAGCAATCTCAACCGCTATCGTGCCGGATTACCGCTTGGATATGGTGGGCGAACCCTGCCCATACCCGGCAGTCGCGACGCTCGAAGCTATGCCGCAACTGAAACCGGGTGAAATTCTGGAAGTGATCAGTGACTGCCCACAATCCATTAATAATATTCCGTTAGATGCCCGAAATTATGGCTATACAGTATTGGATATTCAGCAAGATGGCCCGACCATTCGCTATTTGATCCAGCGCTGA
- the yedE gene encoding selenium metabolism membrane protein YedE/FdhT, with the protein MSWQMFKSQYLVRFWAPLPAVIAAGILSTYYFGLTGTFWAVTGEFTRWGGHLMQLFGAHPQEWGYFKVIGLEGTPLDRIDGMMIIGMFAGCIAAALWANNVKLRKPQHRIRIAQALVGGIIAGFGARLAMGCNLAAFFTGIPQFSLHAWFFALATAAGSYLGAKFTLLPLFRIPVKLQKVTSASPLTQHPARAARRFRLGMVVFVLALGWSLIELFHHPKLGIAMLCGIGFGLLIERAQICFTSAFRDLWITGRTHMAKAIILGMAVSAIGIFSYVQLGVAPKILWAGPNAVIGGLLFGFGIVLAGGCETGWMYRAVEGQIHYWWVGLGNIIGATILAYYWDDFAPALATNYDKVNLLETFGPIGGLLVTYLMLAIAFAAMLWWEKRFFRQQKAAASSLAKEPS; encoded by the coding sequence GTGAGCTGGCAGATGTTTAAGTCTCAATATTTGGTGCGCTTCTGGGCCCCTCTGCCAGCAGTGATTGCCGCAGGTATTTTATCGACTTATTACTTTGGTTTGACCGGCACTTTTTGGGCTGTGACTGGCGAGTTCACTCGCTGGGGCGGCCATCTGATGCAACTGTTTGGCGCGCATCCGCAAGAGTGGGGTTATTTTAAAGTTATCGGATTAGAAGGGACGCCATTAGATCGTATCGATGGCATGATGATCATCGGCATGTTTGCCGGTTGCATCGCTGCGGCATTGTGGGCTAACAATGTGAAATTGCGAAAGCCCCAGCATCGTATCCGTATTGCTCAAGCGCTGGTGGGCGGCATTATCGCCGGTTTTGGTGCGCGCTTAGCAATGGGCTGTAATCTGGCGGCTTTCTTTACCGGCATTCCACAGTTTTCACTGCACGCCTGGTTCTTCGCACTCGCGACAGCGGCGGGATCCTATTTGGGTGCCAAATTCACTTTGTTGCCGCTGTTTCGTATCCCGGTGAAATTGCAAAAAGTGACATCAGCCTCGCCACTGACCCAGCATCCCGCCAGGGCTGCACGGCGTTTTCGCCTCGGTATGGTGGTGTTTGTTCTGGCGTTGGGTTGGTCGTTGATTGAGCTATTCCACCACCCGAAATTGGGCATCGCCATGCTATGTGGAATTGGTTTTGGCTTGCTGATAGAACGGGCGCAGATTTGCTTTACCTCCGCGTTCCGCGACCTGTGGATCACCGGGCGCACTCACATGGCGAAGGCGATTATTCTGGGGATGGCGGTCAGTGCTATTGGGATTTTCAGTTATGTCCAACTGGGTGTTGCGCCCAAAATTTTGTGGGCAGGGCCAAATGCGGTGATAGGGGGGTTACTGTTTGGTTTTGGTATCGTGCTCGCCGGTGGCTGTGAAACCGGTTGGATGTATCGCGCGGTGGAAGGGCAAATTCACTATTGGTGGGTGGGGTTGGGGAATATTATTGGCGCGACTATTTTGGCGTATTATTGGGACGATTTTGCCCCAGCATTGGCAACCAATTATGACAAAGTTAACCTGCTGGAAACTTTCGGGCCGATCGGTGGGTTGCTGGTGACTTACCTGATGTTAGCCATCGCGTTTGCCGCCATGCTGTGGTGGGAAAAACGCTTCTTCCGCCAACAGAAAGCTGCCGCATCCTCTTTGGCTAAGGAGCCATCATGA
- a CDS encoding ABC transporter ATP-binding protein/permease, translating into MKTLRQFYYLARPFWGIRSALLAWLLLLVVLALSLSSVWFNVQLNQWNGSFYNALQQLNSQALYQLLQHFILLVSALILVVVFADYLKQRLIMRWRIGMTEHILARWLSHKGQHYALKINALVPDNPDQRIAEDVRLLIESSLRLLITFLHSLLTLISFAAILWQLSGSISFSLAQHSFTLPGYMFWVCIGYTLIGITLTHWIGYPLRQLNMDRQRREADYRSGLIARREASDAIAGQRGERHERGALLQRFRAVADNWYKLIRYEKNLSFFTVGYQQLSALAPIFFALPKFLAGELLLGGLMQIRQSFAQVAGALGWFIFSYREIAAWQATVTRLYNFVVLLDAEPTSPVDSAPDDDLPLRAALDLYTAEGAMLLSNITLNAAAGSLTLIQGRSGIGKSTLLRTLSGHWPHYQGRVQRSDSVSWLPQRLYLPHERLDDLLAYPAQRGDFSEAQFQQVLLQVGLPQLNYQLALSTDWQQRLSGGEQQRLMFARLLLNQPRLILLDETTAALDAASARHLLQLLRQQLPHSAVLLVSHQTFLAEIADHQYHLDDLSDAIQGVATPCLTD; encoded by the coding sequence ATGAAAACACTGAGACAATTCTATTACCTTGCCAGACCCTTCTGGGGCATCCGCTCAGCACTGCTGGCCTGGCTGTTGCTGCTGGTGGTGTTGGCACTCAGCCTTTCTTCTGTTTGGTTTAATGTGCAACTTAACCAATGGAATGGCAGTTTTTACAACGCGTTACAGCAACTCAATAGCCAGGCGCTGTACCAGTTATTGCAACATTTTATTCTGTTGGTCAGCGCGTTGATTTTGGTGGTGGTTTTTGCCGACTACCTCAAACAGAGATTAATAATGCGCTGGCGTATCGGCATGACCGAACATATTTTAGCGCGCTGGTTGTCTCACAAAGGCCAGCATTATGCGTTAAAAATCAATGCACTGGTGCCGGATAACCCCGACCAGCGTATTGCTGAGGATGTCCGGTTACTGATTGAGTCCAGCTTGCGCTTGCTCATTACCTTCCTGCATTCGCTGCTCACCCTGATTTCGTTCGCCGCCATTTTGTGGCAACTCTCCGGCAGTATTAGCTTCTCACTGGCGCAGCACAGTTTCACTCTGCCCGGTTATATGTTCTGGGTGTGTATTGGGTACACCTTGATTGGCATCACCCTGACCCATTGGATTGGCTATCCGCTGCGCCAGTTGAATATGGATCGTCAGCGGCGTGAGGCCGATTACCGCAGTGGATTGATTGCTCGGCGCGAAGCCAGTGACGCCATTGCCGGTCAGCGGGGTGAACGCCATGAGCGCGGGGCATTATTGCAGCGTTTCCGCGCGGTGGCCGATAACTGGTATAAGCTTATCCGCTATGAAAAAAACCTCTCATTCTTCACTGTGGGTTACCAGCAACTCAGTGCGCTGGCCCCGATTTTCTTTGCGCTGCCGAAATTTTTGGCCGGTGAGTTGTTGCTCGGCGGGCTGATGCAAATTCGCCAATCTTTTGCCCAAGTTGCCGGGGCGCTGGGCTGGTTTATTTTCTCCTATCGCGAGATTGCCGCCTGGCAGGCCACAGTCACCCGTTTGTATAACTTTGTGGTGTTGCTGGATGCCGAGCCCACCAGCCCGGTTGACAGCGCGCCGGACGACGACTTACCACTGCGCGCCGCGCTGGATCTCTATACTGCGGAGGGCGCGATGCTACTGAGCAACATCACCCTCAATGCGGCGGCGGGCAGTTTGACCCTGATCCAAGGGCGGTCGGGAATCGGCAAATCCACCTTGCTGCGCACCTTGAGCGGCCATTGGCCACATTATCAGGGCCGCGTTCAGCGCAGTGACAGTGTGAGTTGGTTGCCCCAGCGCCTCTATCTGCCCCACGAACGGCTGGACGATTTATTGGCTTATCCGGCACAGCGCGGTGATTTCAGTGAAGCGCAATTCCAGCAGGTTCTGCTGCAAGTGGGCTTACCACAACTGAATTATCAGTTGGCGCTGTCAACTGATTGGCAGCAGCGCTTGTCGGGGGGGGAACAGCAACGGCTGATGTTCGCCCGCCTGTTACTGAACCAACCGCGGTTGATTTTACTGGATGAAACCACTGCTGCGCTGGATGCTGCCAGTGCTCGCCACTTATTACAGTTGCTCAGACAGCAATTGCCACACAGTGCGGTGTTGCTGGTCAGCCACCAAACATTCCTGGCTGAGATTGCCGACCATCAATATCACCTCGATGATTTATCCGATGCTATTCAAGGAGTTGCTACGCCATGCTTAACCGACTAG
- a CDS encoding EscU/YscU/HrcU family type III secretion system export apparatus switch protein, translating to MSGESSEKNEKPTAKRLREAREKGQVIKSVEITSGIQLAVLVAYFFLAGDTLLDQVGVLIRSSIKQLQQPFTFALARIGSECMAVLIHIVGILGGALILMTIIAGLAQVGPLLATKAVAFKGEHINPINNAKQLFSLRSLFELTKSLLKVGVLTLIFGYLLARYASSFGYLAYCGSYCAIPVFGTLMSWLLGALIACYGVFSLLDYSFQRYNTLKQLKMSHEEVKREHKDSDGDPHIKQKRRQLQQEVQSGSFAKNVQRSTAVVRNPTHFAVCLFYHPDDAPLPVVIEKGKGERAALIIKLAQQQGIPIVENIALARTLHRDVACGDTIPEPLFEPVAAILRLALALDYQSSDEDDPF from the coding sequence ATGAGCGGTGAAAGCAGCGAAAAGAATGAAAAGCCCACGGCCAAACGGCTGAGAGAGGCTCGGGAAAAAGGGCAGGTGATTAAAAGTGTCGAGATAACCTCCGGGATACAGTTGGCGGTGCTGGTGGCCTATTTTTTTCTGGCGGGCGACACTTTGCTCGATCAAGTCGGCGTGCTCATCCGCAGTTCAATCAAACAATTACAGCAACCCTTCACTTTTGCACTGGCGCGTATTGGGTCAGAGTGCATGGCGGTGCTTATCCACATTGTAGGAATATTGGGTGGGGCACTGATTTTAATGACGATTATTGCCGGTCTGGCGCAGGTCGGGCCGTTATTAGCCACCAAGGCGGTGGCGTTTAAAGGCGAACATATCAACCCCATCAATAATGCTAAACAGCTTTTTTCATTGCGAAGTTTATTTGAGTTGACCAAATCATTACTGAAGGTGGGCGTATTAACCCTGATTTTTGGCTATTTATTGGCGCGATATGCCAGCTCTTTTGGTTATCTGGCCTATTGTGGTAGTTACTGCGCTATTCCAGTATTCGGTACATTAATGAGTTGGCTATTGGGCGCATTGATTGCCTGCTATGGTGTTTTTTCCCTGCTGGATTATAGCTTTCAACGCTATAACACCCTGAAACAACTGAAAATGTCTCATGAAGAGGTCAAGCGAGAACACAAAGACAGTGATGGCGACCCGCATATTAAGCAGAAACGGCGGCAGTTGCAGCAAGAGGTGCAAAGTGGCAGTTTTGCTAAAAATGTTCAGCGCTCCACGGCGGTAGTGCGTAATCCTACTCATTTTGCCGTGTGTCTGTTTTATCACCCGGATGATGCCCCGCTTCCGGTGGTGATTGAAAAAGGCAAAGGCGAACGGGCGGCATTGATCATCAAATTAGCGCAACAGCAGGGAATTCCTATCGTGGAAAATATTGCGCTAGCACGGACATTGCATCGCGATGTGGCCTGTGGCGATACCATTCCCGAACCCTTATTTGAGCCGGTGGCCGCTATTTTACGCCTGGCTTTAGCGCTGGATTATCAATCCTCGGATGAAGATGATCCATTTTGA
- a CDS encoding EscT/YscT/HrcT family type III secretion system export apparatus protein, with product MHDSLHWLGALGLAMMRPYGMLLILPLFTARSLGSSLLRNSVVFAIALPVTPLFFATTLLHQGNLSGWFWLLCIELIIGVMIGFVAALPFWAIDMAGFLIDTLRGATMSTLFNPSMGMESSIFGVLFTQILTVLFLISGGFNLVLLALYGSYDILPAGSGIQPTSAMLQFLQSEWRLMYELCLSFALPAMLVMVLADLSLGLINRSSQQLNVFFLAMPIKSALALLLLLISLPYALHHYLVGINQTEQKISTLIPLIKGG from the coding sequence ATGCATGATTCTCTACATTGGCTAGGGGCGTTGGGGCTGGCGATGATGCGCCCTTACGGTATGTTACTGATATTACCTCTGTTTACCGCCCGCAGTTTGGGCAGCAGCTTACTGCGTAATAGCGTGGTTTTTGCTATCGCCCTGCCGGTCACTCCGCTGTTTTTCGCCACGACCTTACTGCACCAGGGTAACCTCAGCGGGTGGTTCTGGTTGTTATGTATTGAGCTGATAATCGGGGTAATGATAGGTTTTGTTGCCGCATTGCCTTTTTGGGCCATTGATATGGCGGGCTTCCTGATTGACACCTTACGCGGTGCCACCATGTCGACGTTGTTTAACCCCAGCATGGGGATGGAATCCTCCATTTTTGGTGTGCTGTTTACACAAATATTGACAGTCCTGTTCCTGATTTCAGGTGGATTTAATCTGGTGCTGTTGGCACTTTATGGCTCCTATGACATCTTGCCTGCGGGCAGTGGGATCCAGCCCACATCGGCCATGCTGCAATTTTTGCAAAGTGAATGGCGGCTGATGTATGAACTCTGCCTAAGCTTTGCTTTACCGGCGATGTTGGTCATGGTCTTAGCCGATTTATCTTTAGGATTAATCAATCGTTCGTCCCAACAACTGAATGTATTCTTCCTGGCAATGCCGATCAAAAGTGCATTGGCCCTGCTTTTGTTACTGATTAGTCTGCCTTATGCATTACATCACTATTTGGTCGGTATTAATCAGACTGAACAGAAAATAAGCACACTTATCCCGCTGATAAAAGGGGGATAA
- a CDS encoding TonB-dependent receptor, with protein MINNKKKFSGMPVFSALALATLFTTQGVMAADAQFNLAAQPLANAITQVAQQGQLHVIFDESDVRNLRAPALSGHYSAPAALQQLLAGSGLELVSSGKGYVIRPMLAAGASAGSMVLPTTSVMGEAGGRVAVDNLMSAPQVVTSEEIRQRPTGNGNITELLRTNPAVQFSNSGNTSMTQGEIKPGAISIHGSSSYQNAYNLDGVSFNNDIDPASDGNGETITRVDSGDQGMYLDSRLIDSITVFDNNIPVEFGGFTGGTLDVTSRRWRGEDSAHVFYRETRSAWNKVFTDPNMDFDSSKNDTSRPARYQPKYNKQSYGGWFEAGITDNMGIVFSASQRLSDIPTYTTGGSGLQLGPNNELEVVSVTPGYRSQKRVSDNYFTKLSWDANERTSAHLSANYSAYTSTLFSSSVINSGYDNDHNGLSTTLQLEHRFDIANLDFTAGYQQLKDERTNDMKDFFTLEDYYTDWRNPQFYNNGGQGDLTTRQNSASAKGVLRFNEFNALGLQHAPNLGFELNKTTARYIRERDYYRYKFSAAADDIADLTEASYITRFRAGNYEAGYTNYALFLDDSMQYGRLTVRPGARLDRDDFVQKTNIAPRLSSSLDVFGSGDTVLIAGANRYYGRSMLTYALYEAQNAGMEHCYYFCSLDPSENEWDGVKDFEGIDSLKTPYNDELSFALQQQVMQSTWRLQYVHREGYDEVRSRTKYRNPSDANQARIRTFDNGGRSSNDTVSLSVSNSKPWELASTTHAFTSSLTWQQSKSNTPKDQGYAFFDPNTKLDSDKVWYDGKVINAADLPSTNFNSPWRLNLELTSQWQEYDLTFYNLWQWRSARNQAVRYQNEYYTDTNTGTQMLKYEKTHFASNFRWDTKVTWQPAFAYGAGISVEVNNLLNKRNVSDTFVYGDRVLHSYEPGRQFWLQVSYDL; from the coding sequence ATGATAAACAATAAAAAGAAATTTTCTGGGATGCCTGTTTTCTCTGCTTTGGCGCTGGCAACGCTATTCACCACGCAGGGCGTGATGGCGGCGGATGCGCAGTTTAATCTGGCGGCACAACCGTTGGCGAATGCTATCACGCAGGTGGCACAACAGGGCCAACTGCACGTTATTTTCGATGAATCCGATGTGCGTAATTTGCGTGCGCCAGCCCTCAGTGGTCACTACAGCGCGCCCGCGGCATTGCAGCAATTGCTGGCAGGCAGCGGATTAGAGCTGGTTTCTAGTGGCAAGGGGTACGTCATCCGCCCGATGCTGGCGGCGGGCGCTTCCGCGGGTAGCATGGTGTTACCGACCACCTCAGTCATGGGGGAGGCCGGTGGCCGTGTTGCGGTGGATAATTTGATGTCGGCCCCGCAGGTGGTCACCTCCGAAGAGATTCGCCAACGCCCGACCGGTAACGGCAATATTACCGAATTACTGCGCACCAACCCGGCGGTACAGTTTTCCAATAGCGGTAACACCAGCATGACGCAAGGCGAAATCAAGCCCGGCGCTATTTCTATCCATGGTTCGTCGAGCTATCAAAATGCCTACAATCTGGACGGTGTCAGTTTTAATAATGACATTGACCCGGCGAGTGATGGCAACGGCGAAACCATTACTCGCGTCGATAGTGGTGATCAGGGCATGTATCTCGACAGCCGCCTGATCGACAGTATCACGGTGTTCGACAACAACATTCCGGTGGAATTTGGCGGTTTTACCGGCGGTACATTGGATGTCACCAGCCGCCGCTGGCGCGGTGAGGACAGCGCCCATGTTTTCTATCGTGAAACCCGTTCCGCATGGAACAAGGTTTTCACCGATCCGAATATGGATTTCGACAGTTCAAAAAACGATACCAGCCGCCCGGCGCGTTATCAGCCGAAGTACAACAAACAAAGTTATGGTGGCTGGTTTGAAGCGGGTATCACCGACAATATGGGCATTGTATTTTCCGCCTCACAGCGCCTTTCTGATATTCCGACCTACACCACCGGCGGCAGCGGCCTGCAATTGGGGCCAAATAATGAGCTGGAAGTGGTGTCAGTCACGCCCGGCTATCGTAGCCAGAAGCGGGTTTCGGATAACTATTTTACCAAGCTTTCCTGGGATGCTAATGAGCGCACCAGCGCGCATCTCTCGGCGAATTATTCGGCGTACACCAGCACGCTGTTCTCCAGCAGTGTCATTAATTCCGGCTATGACAACGACCACAATGGGCTGAGCACCACACTCCAATTGGAGCACCGTTTTGATATTGCTAACCTGGATTTTACCGCCGGTTATCAGCAGCTTAAAGATGAACGCACTAATGACATGAAAGACTTCTTCACTCTGGAAGACTATTACACCGACTGGCGCAACCCGCAGTTTTATAACAATGGCGGACAGGGGGATTTGACCACTCGCCAGAACAGCGCCAGTGCCAAAGGGGTGCTGCGTTTTAATGAATTTAATGCCTTGGGCTTACAACATGCCCCTAACCTTGGCTTTGAACTTAACAAAACCACTGCTCGCTATATCCGGGAACGCGACTATTACCGCTACAAATTCAGTGCCGCGGCGGATGATATCGCTGACCTGACCGAAGCCAGTTATATCACCCGTTTCCGCGCCGGTAACTATGAGGCCGGTTACACCAATTACGCGCTGTTTTTGGATGATAGCATGCAATATGGCCGCCTGACTGTGCGCCCAGGTGCGCGTTTGGACCGCGATGACTTTGTGCAAAAAACTAATATTGCACCGCGTCTGAGCAGCAGCCTTGATGTGTTTGGTTCCGGCGATACCGTGCTGATTGCGGGCGCTAACCGCTACTATGGCCGCTCGATGCTGACTTACGCACTGTACGAAGCGCAGAACGCGGGTATGGAACATTGCTATTACTTCTGTTCACTGGATCCGTCCGAGAATGAGTGGGACGGGGTGAAAGACTTTGAAGGCATTGACAGCTTAAAGACGCCGTATAACGACGAACTGAGTTTTGCTCTCCAGCAGCAGGTGATGCAGAGCACATGGCGCTTACAGTATGTGCATCGTGAAGGTTATGACGAAGTGCGCAGCCGCACCAAATACCGTAATCCAAGTGATGCGAACCAAGCCCGTATTCGTACTTTTGATAATGGCGGCCGCAGCAGTAACGACACGGTCTCACTCTCTGTTAGCAACAGCAAACCTTGGGAATTGGCATCAACCACCCATGCCTTTACCAGCTCGCTGACCTGGCAGCAAAGTAAAAGTAATACCCCGAAAGATCAAGGCTATGCCTTCTTTGACCCGAACACCAAACTGGATTCTGACAAAGTGTGGTACGACGGCAAAGTGATTAATGCTGCTGATTTACCCTCGACAAACTTCAACTCGCCGTGGCGACTTAATCTGGAACTCACCAGCCAGTGGCAAGAATACGACCTTACCTTCTATAACCTGTGGCAATGGCGCAGTGCACGTAATCAAGCGGTGCGCTATCAGAATGAGTATTACACCGACACCAACACCGGCACTCAGATGCTGAAATATGAGAAAACGCACTTTGCCAGCAACTTTCGCTGGGATACCAAAGTGACCTGGCAGCCCGCCTTTGCTTATGGTGCCGGGATCTCGGTTGAGGTGAATAACTTACTCAACAAACGCAATGTGTCTGACACCTTCGTGTATGGCGATCGCGTGCTGCACTCCTATGAGCCAGGCCGCCAATTCTGGCTGCAAGTGAGCTACGACCTGTAA